TTCAGGACACGGTATATTTCCCGGATCATCTTTCCCGCATCGGCCGTGTACTGCAGCACACCGTGGGCATAGACCACATCGAAGCTATTGTCGGCAAAGTCCATTGCCTCGCCGTTCATGACGAGAAACTCGCCGGAGAGGCCCCGGAGCGCGAAATTCTGTTTCGTCAGGGCAATAGATTGCTCGGCCAAATCAATGCCGGTGACGATGGCGCCACCCCTTGCAAAGCGTACGAGGTCCACTCCTGCCCCACAGCCCACCTCCAGCAGCCGTTTGCCGGCAAAGCCACTGAAGTCAACCAATCGTGGCAGATAGCGGAGCTTGTCAAACCGGTATTCGTCAAGATCTTCAAAGAAGCCTAGTGTTCCCACCTCGTGCCGCACCACCTCCAAGTCGTGGATGTGGCTGTTCCAGTACTGGCGAATCTCCTCAATCAGGGTTGAGGGTGAGGCGGCGAGTGTCATGCTGCCCTCCGCATGTACAAGTCATACCACTTCTGAAACACCATGAGGGCCCAGAGCTGATGACTGTGATTTGCCTTTCCGGCCAGATGCTCCTTGATAAGCGACTCGACATAGCGATCCTCGAAGTACCCCTGGGCGCGCAAACGTTCGGGCGAAAGGAGATCCAACATCATGGGGCGCAACTCCGCCCGCAGCCAGTTCTTGATGGGGATGCTGAAGCCTTCCTTACCCCTTGTCAGAATCTTTTCCGGCAGGATGCCCCGCATGGCCCTCTTGAGAATGTATTTGGTCTGTCCATTGCGGAGGCGCAGCCAGCTTGGCATGCGGCCCACTAGCTCCACCAGCCGGTAATCCAGGAATGGCACCCTGGCCTCCAGAGAGACAGCCATGCTCATGCGGTCCACTTTGACCAGAATGTCATCGGCCAGGTAGGTCTTGATATCCACATATTGCTGCTGGCTCAACGGGTCAGCGCCCCGGGCCTGCTCAAAGTAGGCCTCAATGAACTCATATGGGTTGGTTCCCGCCAGGGCCTCTTGCAGTGGGGGCGTGTACAGGGCCTGCCTTTGCGCCTGGGACAGAAAGATCATCCAGCGCACGTGCTGCAGATGCTCAGGCAGAGCCATGCCCTGCACGAACCTCGTGGTGCGGTTGATCAGGCCCTTTTTCTTCTCGGTGGGGGGAAGGCGCCGAGCCAGGGGCTCGATGACCCCCTGACGCAGCACACGCGGCAGGTGGAGGTAAGAGCGAGCCAGGCGGTCAGCCAAGTATGTGTCGTATCCGGCCAGAAGCTCGTCCCCGCCATCCCCGGACAACGCAACGGTCACGTACTGGCGCGTCATCTTCGAGACCATGTACGTGGGAAAAATGGAAAAGTCACCCAACGGCTCGTCCAGGTGGGCGATGAGGGTTTCGGTCAGTGAGACCGCGTCCGGGGTAATGATCTCCTCGTGGTGCTCGGTGCCGAAGGCGTGCGCCACAGTACGAGCATAGTCCAACTCGTTGTAGCTGGCCTCGCTGAAGCCGATGGAAAAGGTCTTGACCGGCCGGTCCATGGACCGGCTCATCATGGCCACCACGGAGCTGGAATCAAGCCCGCCACTCAGGAAGGCACCCAGGGGCACGTCGCTCATGAGGCGCATTTGCACTGCGTCACCAAGGAGTGACACCAGCTCTTCGCCCCATTGCTCTTCAGACTTGATGACCGGCTCCCCAGTACCGAATGCGAGGTGCCAATACTCGCGCACACGAGCCTGACCGTCCTGAAGCAGCAGCGTGTGCGCCTGGGGGAGTTTTGCCACGCCGCGGAATATGGACAAGGGTGCCGGGATGTACTCGAAGGTCAGGAAGGTGTCCAACGCGCGCACGTCCAGCTCCCTCGGCATGTCCTCCACTTGGAGTAGCGACTTGAGCTCGGAGCCGAACACCAACCTTTGGCCGTCAAAGGCATAGTAGAGCGGCTTAATGCCCAGCCGATCGCGCGCCAACAACAGCCTCCTGGACCGCGCATCGTAGAGGGCAAAGGCGAACATGCCGTTGAAATATTCCGGGCAGCGCTCGCCATACTCTTCGTAGGCGTGCGCAATAACCTCGGTGTCGGCTTTGGTGCGAAAGCGATGCCCCTTGGCTTCCAACTCGCGGCGCAGCGAAAGGTGGTTGTAGATTTCGCCGTTATACACCACCCACACGGTGCCATCTTCATTGCTGATGGGCTGCTTGCCCGTGACCAAGTCGATGATGCTTAGCCGGCGCATCCCCAGACCCACACCCTCGGCAAGAAAGAAGCCGTCATCGTCGGGCCCGCGGTGCACGATGACCTGCGCCATGCGCCGCAAGAGATGGGGGTCCACCTTTCTCGCCCCGTCAACGTAGTAGATGCCGCAGATGCCGCACATCAAGTAAACCTTTGTCCAAGAATGGTTGTAGCCCTCCTGCCCACACAAAAGGCACGGAGCCAGCCCTCCACCCCGTGCCCTGCGCAGCAGACGGATTGGCCACGGGAGTCTTCAGCGCCCCACAGCAACGTACTCGAACCCTTTCTCCCGCATCTTGTCCGGCTCGTAGATGTTGCGCAGGTCGATGACCACTGGCTTGCGCAACAACTTTTTCAGCCGATCCAGGTCCAGGCTGCGGAACTGGTTCCATTCGGTGAGGAAAACAAGCGCGTCCGCGTCCTTGGGCACTTCGTAGGTATCTTTGCAATAGTGCACATCTGGGAGGATTTTCTTGGCTTCCTCCATAGCCGCAGGGTCGTACGCCTTCACCTTCGCACCGCCTTGCAGCAGCGCATTGATGATGGTGATCGATGGGGCCTCGCGCATGTCATCGGTATTAGGTTTAAAGGAGAGGCCGAGCACCCCGATCACTTTCCCTTGCAGATCACCGACTGCATTCTTGATCTTGTCGATCATTATTTGTCGCTGCCGCTCGTTGACCTCAATGGTGGCCTTGACGATGCGGAGGTCGCAGCCCACCTTTTCAGCAACCTGCACTAGTGCGCGAGTGTCCTTCGGGAAACACGACCCCCCAAAGCCGGGGCCTGGATGCAAGAACTTGCGGCCGATCCGGTTGTCCAATCCCATCCCCTTGGCCACGTGGTGCACATCTGCTCCCACCCGCTCACACACCATCGCGATCTCGTTTATGAAGGAGATCTTGGTCGCAAGAAAGGCGTTGGAGGCATACTTGATGAGCTCCGCACTGGCCAAGTTGGTGATCACAAAGGGGGTCTCGATCAGGTAGAGAGGCGAGTAGAGGTCCTTCATGATGGCGATAGCCTCGCTGTCCTCGCCGCCGATGACCACCCGGTCCGGCCGCATGAAGTCATCAATAGCCGAACCCTCCCGCAGGAATTCCGGGTTGGAAACCACGCTGAACTTGACCTTGTGCGTCTGGTGTTTTTCGATAATCTCTTTGACCCACTTGCCTGCACCTACCGGTACCGTGCTCTTGTTGACTATCACCTTGTAGTCATTCATGTAGCGGGCAATCTCTTTTGCCACCTCGGCCACGTGCTGCAAGTCGGCTGAACCGTCCTCTTTCGGGGGAGTGCCCACAGCGATAAAAATGACCAGGGAGCGTTCGGTTGCCGGCTTCAGATCGGTGTCAAAGTGCAGGCGTCCCTCGCGCACGTTCTTGGCCACCAGGTCGTCTAACCCTGGCTCATAAATGGGGATGATCCCCTTCTTGAGCTTCTCGATCTTGCCATGGTCTTTGTCCACGCAGACCACATCATTGCCCAACTCGGCCAGGCAGGTGCCCGTCACCAGCCCCACGTATCCGGTTCCCACCACACAGATGTTCATGCGCCTCCTCCTTACCCTGTCAACCTGTCCCTACTGTATCCTTCTCATGACGCGCCGTAGCCAAAGAGCACCACAAAGATGGTCTTCAACAGGATTTTCACATCTAACCACAAGGACCAGTTGTCAATGTACTCCATGTCCATTTCCATCCAGCGTTCGAAGGAGATCTTGTTGCGTCCGCTCACTTGCCAGATGCAGGTGATGCCCGGCTTGAGCGACAGCCTGCGCCGTTGCCACACCTCATACATCTCCACCTCCACTGGCAAGGGCGGTCGCGGCCCCACAATGCTCATGTCCCCCTTCAGCACGTTGAAAAACTGCGGCAACTCATCGATGCTGGTCTTGCGCAGAATCCGACCCACTGGCGTTACGCGCGGGTCCTTCCTGATCTTAAAGACCGGGCCGTCCATCTCGTTCATCTTCTCTATCTCGCGGCGCTTCATCTCCGCCCCGACAATCATGGTGCGGAACTTGTACAACGTGAACTTGCGCCCGTTCAACCCACACCGGGTCTGCTTGAAGAGCACCGGCCCTTTCGAGGTCAACTTTATCGCCAAAGCAGTGGCGGCCATCAGCGGTGCAAAAAGGATAATGAAGAAGATGGACAAGACTATGTCCATGGTACGCTTGACGAAAAGCTCCCACTGGCGTGCCCTGAAGGTCTCGAACTCCAACAGCGGGAACCCACTGAAGTCTGTTTGGCGAGTGCGGGCGATGTGCAGGTCGTAAAGGTCCAGACTGATGGCGGTGGAGATTCCTTCCTTCTCGCAGGCGAGGATGGCCTCGTCGATGCGATGGAGCCATAGCCTAGGTACCACAAAGATCACCCGGTCAATGACCTTCCGATGAATGATGAACGGGATGTCCTGAATCCGCCCCAGCACCCGGTACCCCTCCACTTCCTTGCCATACATCCCGTGTTCATCATCGATAAGACCCACAATGCGCAGCCCCCAGTTGGCATGGTTTTTCACCGCACGGATGAATTCCCTTGCCCTCTTGCCCGTCCCTACAATCAGCAAGTTGACCTGGTTGTAGCCGCGCATGTGGATGTAATCGAGGAAGGAGAGGAAAAGCCTCTTTTCCACCAGCAGCATGAGGGTAGCGGTGAAGGTGAAGACGGCGATAAAGAAGCGACTGGTGAGCTGCGCCTGAAGGGCAAACACCACACTGCCTGCAGCAATCCCGGCCAGAAGGCTCCCTCTAATGATAATCGACGCCAGCTGGCCAAAGGTCTTGAGCCGGAACTCAGTGTACAGGCCCAAGAACCCCATCAATATCACCCACAGAGGGGGAAAGATGACAGGCATCCACATATTCCCGCGCGTGAAAACAAGGAGCCCCTGTAATGTTGGCCCTCGGCTGTAGGCCTTGATGGAGAGCTCAATAAGCTGGCGCAGCCATTCGTCGAGGAAATAGGCAATGACAAACGAGAGCACCACCACCAGGAGGTCCAACACCCTCGCCACACCGCGCAGGAATATTTCCTTTTCCTCTACCATCGACTTTCAGGAACGACTTGCATTCTTGCGGTACCACTCCACAAACTGGGGGATGCCTTCCTCGATCGGCACCTTGGGCGCATAGTCCAGCTCCTTCTGCGCCCGACTGATATCTGCATAGGTAATTGGCACGTCGCCGGGCTGCTCCGGCAGCACTTCGACGTGGGGCCGCTTGCCCAGGCAGGAGCTAATGAGCTCAATCAGATATCTCAGTTCCACAGTGCGCGATTCGCCGAGATTGTAAATGGCATAGCCCTGGCAGCGCTCCAGCGCCGCCACCACACCATCGATGATGTCAGTGATGTAGGTGTAGTCACGTCGCGAGCTTCCATCGCCAAACATTGGTACTCGCTCGCCGCCGTCAATGAGCCTAGTGAACTTGTGAATGGCCATGTCTGGCCGCTGCCGCGGACCGTACACGGTAAAAAAGCGCAAGCAGCTCACCGAGATGCCAAACAGGTGGTGGTAAGTGTAGCAAAGCAACTCACCTGCCTTCTTGGTCGCGGCATAAGGCGAAACAGGGTGATCCACAGGGTCGTCCTCAGCAAAGGGGACCTTGCGGTTAGCACCGTAGACGGAACTGGAGGAGGCGAACAGAAACTTTTGCACGCCGTGCTGCCTGGCCATTTCTAAGAGATTGTTTGTGCCCAGGCAGTTAACCTCCTGATACAGGAGCGGCTCGCGAATGGAAGGCCGCACACCGGCACGGGCAGCGAGGTGGATGATGGCATCAAACCGCTCCTGAGAAAACAGTCTCTTCAAAGCAGTAAGATCCCGTATATCGCCTTCCACCAGATAAAAGTCATCCTTTTCCAGTAGCGCCTGCACATTAGCGCGCTTGACTGCCGGGTCGTAGAAATCATTAAAGTCGTCAAACCCCACGATGGTGTGCTGCTTTTGTAACAGCCGCTCAGCAAGGTGTGAGCCAATAAAGCCGGCTGCGCCGGTTATCAAAATGTGCATACTTTTGTCCTCGCCTCAGGGAACGCCATCGCCCACCACGTCCTTACCCACCCCCTCAGTAGTGGTAGTAGCTGTAGGCCTGGTGTGAGCGGTACGACTCCACGCCGTTGAGGATCACGCCGAGGACGTTGACCGGGATGTTCTTCAACGCCTCCAGGCGCTCTCTGGCCACATCTCTCCTTGTTTTGCCGGCGCGAATGACGATGGGCATCGCATCTACCTGCGTACCGATGACGATGGCATCAGTGGCGGCATTGAGGGGTGGACTGTCGAAGATGACCACGTCGAACCGGCGACGCACCTCCTCGATGAAGCGGCGCATCTGCAGCGAACCTAACAGCTCCGATGGATTGGGGATCAGCGCGCCACAACTCACCAGCGACAAGTTGGGGATGTGCGTCTCGGAGACGATTTCCGACAGGGTCGCCGTACCGGACAAGTAGTTGGTCAGTCCCGGCTCCTTGGGACACCCGAACGTGTTGTGGAGCACACCTCGCCTAAGGTCGCCGTCCACAAGCAGGGTGTTTGTCTTTTGCTGGGCAATGATGATAGCCAAGTTGGCAGCGGTAAAGGACTTGCCCTCGTTAGGCGCAATGCTTGTAATCACCAGAGCGCGGATCTTGCCCGCTTGCTTAGAAAAGAGCAGGTTAGTGCGCAGCGCGCGATAGGCCTCGCCGATGGGGGTGGGCGAGTAGTCGTGGGTCACCAACAGCCTGTCCACCAGACGCGCGCGCTGCGAGTCGTCGTATTCACTCAGGTCCTTGAAGTCCAATGCCGGCACGGCTCCCAACACCTGCAGGCGGAGGAAGGCGCGCACATCTTCCGCGGTGCGAATGGTCTTGTCCGCCAGTTCCAGAATGGCCGCGATCAAGCAGCCAACCAATAGTCCGAGCAGTCCCCCGAGCATAAGAACCTTCTTGCGCCCCATGGAAATGGGAGCTTGCGGCACGGTGGCGCGGTCCAAGAAGCCAATCTTCTGCGCCTCGACGGACTGAGCAATTCGCTCTTCCTCCAACAGACGCAGCAGCTCGTTATACAGCCGCCCGTCTGCTTCTGCTTGGCGCTGCAGCTCGGCGTACTGATCCATGATCACCGGCGCCACCGCCTTCTGCGAGCGGAATTGTGCGATCGTCCTGCCCAGCTCCTGCTCCTGCTGATCTAAGGACGTAAGATACTGTCGTGCCGCCTCAGCTATGGCTCGATACTCGCGCACTATCTTATCGTTCAACTCGCGATATTGCGGATGTGCATCGGTGAGGCCTCGGCCCACCACTACTGTCTGCCACTGCCGCTCCAGGTCCCCCAGACGTTGCATGGCCAGCTGCACCTCAGGCACGGTGGCCAGCCCTTCGGTCTGGGCCAGCGCGTGGACCACAAACCGTCCCGTCTGTTCACGTCGTTCTGGAGAAAAGTCCGAACCCAGCTCATCCACCAAGATGCGCAGGGCTTTCTTGCGGTCGGTGAGGGCGCGCTGCTGGGCCTCCAGTCTCACCAGCACATCGCTCTGCTGAACTGCGCCTGCCGCCTCGACAAAGGGATAGCGCTGTTTGAATTTGCGCAGCTCCTCAGCGCTGGCCCGGTATTTCTCCTCTGCGATTCTTGCCCTTCCTTCCAACACGCTGATGGTGCGCTGCGCATCCCGCCGCCGCATGTTTCTCGCTTCTTCGATGTAGATTTCCGCCACGTGGTTGACCATGTTGGCCACACGCACCGGGTCAGTGTCGGTCATGATGACCGCCACCACATCAGCCGGAGTGCGGAAGATGGTCTTGACCCGACTTTGGAGAAAGCTCGCAGCACTCTGCAGGCTGCGCACGCGGAAAGGGATACTCAGCGAAGGGGCGTACACATCGCGCCGGAGGCGAAACGTAAAGCCGTTGACTGTGAGGGAACTGTCAATTATCTGGCTGACCGGGCCCCTGGCCAGCACCACATCCCCCTGCCCTTCGATCTTCTTGAGGGTGTAGCCCCCCTGCGCATCGAGGTCCAGCACGTAACCACCGGTAACCGGCTCCTGTTCAGCGCGAAACTCGAGGAAGACTTGTCCAGGTGCCATACTGCGGAAAGCCCCCTGGAGCTCACAGGTAAGACCAAACTGTGCTGCTGCTCTCTCGGCAAAGGAACGGGTACCAAACTCCCAGACGTGCGCGGTCTCGAGGGCTGCGCCTCCGCCGCCTTTCCCCTCGTAGCCACGGACATAGATACGAGCAGTGGCGCTGTAGAGGGGTACCATCTTACTGGCGCGATAGGCTGCTATCGCCACCGCCAAGAGAGTCACCCCCACCACGATCCATTTGCGACGGAAGATGCCGCGCACCAAGCGTCCCAGATTGAACTGAGACGGTGGCGCCTCCTCTTCCAACATCAAGCTTTCTATGTTGGGCAGGCCCCCGTCGGCAGGCACACCCATACTATTCCCACCTCTTGATGGCAACGTACAGTGAAACCAGGGAGACCATAAACTGGAAGTAGTAGACCACGTCGCGGAAGGTCACACGCGGCACGCGCGGCGCATAGATGACATCGCCGCTGCGCACGCCGATCTCCATGAGAGATGAGCCCCGTTCCCAACTTGCCAGCAAACTCTTGCGCACCGTTTGCCCGCCACGCCTAAGCTGGAGGCGGCGCAGGTCACAGTCCGGCCCTGGCCCTCCCGCTCGCTCGATGACGCTCCAAAGCGCATCACGGGGGTCAACCCGATACGAACCGGGCTGCCGAAACTGCCCTAACAATGTCACCCGCACCAGCGGCGTGACCATGATGATCGGGTCTTTGGTATAAGGGCGGAGCTTCTCCCGCAGCACCTCGATGAGCCCCTCTGGGCTCAGACCCACAACTTTGAGCTTGCCAAAGATGGGCAAGGTAATAAAACCTTCCCCGTCTACCACGTACTCGTTGCTAAACTTGGTGGCAAAGGTTTGCAATTCCGCCCGCTCCCAGCTCTCCCAAATGAAAATGCGCACACCGTCTCCGTAGCCGAAAGTGGGAGCCGCCTTGTCTGCACCTGATTGACACCGACCAGGAGCTGCCATCGCCGTGCACAACAAAAAGGCCACGGCCAACGCGACCGGGCCTCGCCCTCCTCGTTTACGGTGGGCTTCAGCTCGCACCCAGAGGAGTGTACCCGCATGAGTTGCCATAGGGAGTTTACTCATGTCTCAACGCGACCGATAGAATCTATAGCGCTTTTCTTTAGTGTCCAGGTTCAACCGCTTCAGGAGGCTGCGCACCTTGAAGTAGTTGAGGCGCGTGTAACCGAAGCGGGGCGAGTTCAGGGCGCGCATGACCCCCCATGCTCCGCTATTCGGGTTTTCCAGAACGATCTTGCGCACCTTCTCGGTGAGGGGCAAATCGATAGCCTCAGCTGGCCGCATGAACTGCCCTTGTTCACCGGCAAAGACACGGGGGCCCTCCGCCGTAGCCAGTGCGGGTCTCGTGGTGCTGGGCTGTGCAACCCGGACCGCTGGCTGCACGTCGAACTCCAATGAGGGCACCACCTGGCGGCGCACGCTTCGGGAAAGGTCATAACCCGTGCAGACGTCAAAGTCGTCGATCGCCTCCTCGATGCTTTCATAAGAGGTGAGGATGCGGTTGAACTCCAGCATCTCAAACACCTCACGGACTTCGGGGGTCATGTGCACAATCTTCAGATCCCCGCCGGCCTCCCGAATCGTCCTAATCTCCCCTACAAAAACGCCCCACCCAGCGCTGCTGATGTAATTGACGGCACTCAGGTCGACGACTATCTGGTAGTGCTCCTGCTGGAGAAGGCTTGCCACCGCCTTGTGCATTTCGGGAGCCGTGGTTGCGTCCACGTACCCCTTCACGCGAAGAAGCGTGACGGTACCTGCTGCGCCTACCTGCGATGTGCGGAGCTGAATTCCCTCCATCG
This genomic window from candidate division KSB1 bacterium contains:
- a CDS encoding UDP-glucose/GDP-mannose dehydrogenase family protein gives rise to the protein MNICVVGTGYVGLVTGTCLAELGNDVVCVDKDHGKIEKLKKGIIPIYEPGLDDLVAKNVREGRLHFDTDLKPATERSLVIFIAVGTPPKEDGSADLQHVAEVAKEIARYMNDYKVIVNKSTVPVGAGKWVKEIIEKHQTHKVKFSVVSNPEFLREGSAIDDFMRPDRVVIGGEDSEAIAIMKDLYSPLYLIETPFVITNLASAELIKYASNAFLATKISFINEIAMVCERVGADVHHVAKGMGLDNRIGRKFLHPGPGFGGSCFPKDTRALVQVAEKVGCDLRIVKATIEVNERQRQIMIDKIKNAVGDLQGKVIGVLGLSFKPNTDDMREAPSITIINALLQGGAKVKAYDPAAMEEAKKILPDVHYCKDTYEVPKDADALVFLTEWNQFRSLDLDRLKKLLRKPVVIDLRNIYEPDKMREKGFEYVAVGR
- a CDS encoding STAS domain-containing protein, with protein sequence MEGIQLRTSQVGAAGTVTLLRVKGYVDATTAPEMHKAVASLLQQEHYQIVVDLSAVNYISSAGWGVFVGEIRTIREAGGDLKIVHMTPEVREVFEMLEFNRILTSYESIEEAIDDFDVCTGYDLSRSVRRQVVPSLEFDVQPAVRVAQPSTTRPALATAEGPRVFAGEQGQFMRPAEAIDLPLTEKVRKIVLENPNSGAWGVMRALNSPRFGYTRLNYFKVRSLLKRLNLDTKEKRYRFYRSR
- a CDS encoding GDP-mannose 4,6-dehydratase — its product is MHILITGAAGFIGSHLAERLLQKQHTIVGFDDFNDFYDPAVKRANVQALLEKDDFYLVEGDIRDLTALKRLFSQERFDAIIHLAARAGVRPSIREPLLYQEVNCLGTNNLLEMARQHGVQKFLFASSSSVYGANRKVPFAEDDPVDHPVSPYAATKKAGELLCYTYHHLFGISVSCLRFFTVYGPRQRPDMAIHKFTRLIDGGERVPMFGDGSSRRDYTYITDIIDGVVAALERCQGYAIYNLGESRTVELRYLIELISSCLGKRPHVEVLPEQPGDVPITYADISRAQKELDYAPKVPIEEGIPQFVEWYRKNASRS
- a CDS encoding methyltransferase domain-containing protein, which gives rise to MTLAASPSTLIEEIRQYWNSHIHDLEVVRHEVGTLGFFEDLDEYRFDKLRYLPRLVDFSGFAGKRLLEVGCGAGVDLVRFARGGAIVTGIDLAEQSIALTKQNFALRGLSGEFLVMNGEAMDFADNSFDVVYAHGVLQYTADAGKMIREIYRVLKPGGEAIMMVYNRHSWLRLLSKVMHVALEHEDAPVLRVFSAGEFRKLLEGFRQVRLVCERFPVRTRLHGGVKGLLYNWLFVPAFSVLPKPLIRWSGWHIMAFARK
- the asnB gene encoding asparagine synthase (glutamine-hydrolyzing): MCGICGIYYVDGARKVDPHLLRRMAQVIVHRGPDDDGFFLAEGVGLGMRRLSIIDLVTGKQPISNEDGTVWVVYNGEIYNHLSLRRELEAKGHRFRTKADTEVIAHAYEEYGERCPEYFNGMFAFALYDARSRRLLLARDRLGIKPLYYAFDGQRLVFGSELKSLLQVEDMPRELDVRALDTFLTFEYIPAPLSIFRGVAKLPQAHTLLLQDGQARVREYWHLAFGTGEPVIKSEEQWGEELVSLLGDAVQMRLMSDVPLGAFLSGGLDSSSVVAMMSRSMDRPVKTFSIGFSEASYNELDYARTVAHAFGTEHHEEIITPDAVSLTETLIAHLDEPLGDFSIFPTYMVSKMTRQYVTVALSGDGGDELLAGYDTYLADRLARSYLHLPRVLRQGVIEPLARRLPPTEKKKGLINRTTRFVQGMALPEHLQHVRWMIFLSQAQRQALYTPPLQEALAGTNPYEFIEAYFEQARGADPLSQQQYVDIKTYLADDILVKVDRMSMAVSLEARVPFLDYRLVELVGRMPSWLRLRNGQTKYILKRAMRGILPEKILTRGKEGFSIPIKNWLRAELRPMMLDLLSPERLRAQGYFEDRYVESLIKEHLAGKANHSHQLWALMVFQKWYDLYMRRAA
- a CDS encoding sugar transferase, producing the protein MVEEKEIFLRGVARVLDLLVVVLSFVIAYFLDEWLRQLIELSIKAYSRGPTLQGLLVFTRGNMWMPVIFPPLWVILMGFLGLYTEFRLKTFGQLASIIIRGSLLAGIAAGSVVFALQAQLTSRFFIAVFTFTATLMLLVEKRLFLSFLDYIHMRGYNQVNLLIVGTGKRAREFIRAVKNHANWGLRIVGLIDDEHGMYGKEVEGYRVLGRIQDIPFIIHRKVIDRVIFVVPRLWLHRIDEAILACEKEGISTAISLDLYDLHIARTRQTDFSGFPLLEFETFRARQWELFVKRTMDIVLSIFFIILFAPLMAATALAIKLTSKGPVLFKQTRCGLNGRKFTLYKFRTMIVGAEMKRREIEKMNEMDGPVFKIRKDPRVTPVGRILRKTSIDELPQFFNVLKGDMSIVGPRPPLPVEVEMYEVWQRRRLSLKPGITCIWQVSGRNKISFERWMEMDMEYIDNWSLWLDVKILLKTIFVVLFGYGAS
- a CDS encoding polysaccharide biosynthesis/export family protein gives rise to the protein MAAPGRCQSGADKAAPTFGYGDGVRIFIWESWERAELQTFATKFSNEYVVDGEGFITLPIFGKLKVVGLSPEGLIEVLREKLRPYTKDPIIMVTPLVRVTLLGQFRQPGSYRVDPRDALWSVIERAGGPGPDCDLRRLQLRRGGQTVRKSLLASWERGSSLMEIGVRSGDVIYAPRVPRVTFRDVVYYFQFMVSLVSLYVAIKRWE
- a CDS encoding polysaccharide biosynthesis tyrosine autokinase — translated: MGVPADGGLPNIESLMLEEEAPPSQFNLGRLVRGIFRRKWIVVGVTLLAVAIAAYRASKMVPLYSATARIYVRGYEGKGGGGAALETAHVWEFGTRSFAERAAAQFGLTCELQGAFRSMAPGQVFLEFRAEQEPVTGGYVLDLDAQGGYTLKKIEGQGDVVLARGPVSQIIDSSLTVNGFTFRLRRDVYAPSLSIPFRVRSLQSAASFLQSRVKTIFRTPADVVAVIMTDTDPVRVANMVNHVAEIYIEEARNMRRRDAQRTISVLEGRARIAEEKYRASAEELRKFKQRYPFVEAAGAVQQSDVLVRLEAQQRALTDRKKALRILVDELGSDFSPERREQTGRFVVHALAQTEGLATVPEVQLAMQRLGDLERQWQTVVVGRGLTDAHPQYRELNDKIVREYRAIAEAARQYLTSLDQQEQELGRTIAQFRSQKAVAPVIMDQYAELQRQAEADGRLYNELLRLLEEERIAQSVEAQKIGFLDRATVPQAPISMGRKKVLMLGGLLGLLVGCLIAAILELADKTIRTAEDVRAFLRLQVLGAVPALDFKDLSEYDDSQRARLVDRLLVTHDYSPTPIGEAYRALRTNLLFSKQAGKIRALVITSIAPNEGKSFTAANLAIIIAQQKTNTLLVDGDLRRGVLHNTFGCPKEPGLTNYLSGTATLSEIVSETHIPNLSLVSCGALIPNPSELLGSLQMRRFIEEVRRRFDVVIFDSPPLNAATDAIVIGTQVDAMPIVIRAGKTRRDVARERLEALKNIPVNVLGVILNGVESYRSHQAYSYYHY